The genomic interval GACGAAATACAAGAAGTTTAAGTCACTCAGGCTGAAATGCAGATTTATCACAAAGGATTTAAACTTTTGTTGGGTCAGTAGGGATTTAATACTAATTGGTTATACCCACtttctaatatttataaaagttaTTTCGCGGAGTGCACTATCCAGTCGACAATCAAAAGATGACAAAAGTCGGAgatgggcgatgggcgatGCGATCTCGAACCGTAGCTCAGGGAGCTGACAGCTCTGGGAAATCTGGATGGAATCTCTGTGGAGAGATCTCTGACAGCTGAAAAGTGGCCACATTTCTCCTGGGGATTGTCGGTTGCTAAATTCTGCTAATGGTTTTATCTCTGGGTGAGTGTGGGTAAATTTCAGCCAAAGACAAATGGCACAGCaccgaaatgcaaatggcgaGAAGAAATGGAACTGCCATGAgaacttttgcatttccaGCTGTCAGCGGTGACTTAATCTCTGGCATCATCGTCAGCGATTGCCACGAACGAGTGCCACACAAACGCAAACCCACATCCGATGCCAAAAAGACTGGGTTTTAGATCTTggccatatatacatatgtatgtatgtacatactcgtatgtcGTGTGTTTTGCCACGGACTTGTGTAACAATTTGGCGAGGTGTCGGCTCAGCGCGAGAAGAGAAACTTTCCCATTTCCACGGAATCTTCTTAGCCTCATGAGCTGTCCGAAATGGTGTTTCTGGAGAACGGAGAACCCGCCTTGATTGGGAAAGTCCAAGTGGCAAAGCTGTGTCCAATCCGCGGAATGTCATTCCAGCGACACCCTTGAGAATAGCGCTACAAATTAACACATTAGGCTCTGGGCTGGCTGCAACTTGTCGTTGCCTTTTGCCATCTGGCCAGGCCTAAACGAGCCCCAAATGGCAAAGTTGATCTCCGGCGATTAGCCGCAAATGGCAATCCCATGGACCTACATCGTGTCCACGTCCCCGCTCTGCCATAGATGCAATGGAATCGAAATTGCTGTCGATCCGCGCCAAAGTCCGTTGGCACTCGCCACCAGAGACACAATTGGAGTTTTCATCGCAGCAAACATGATAGATAAACGGCGCGATAACGGCGACTTTTCATacgtaatttgttttatgcctggaaattaaattaacttgTTTACCAGCCATTTGCCATCTTTCTATCTTTCTGGCCAAGACTCCGCTCCGCGTTGCGGCCGTAATGTCTAATAGATTTCAGTCGCTTTGGCCAGGCCAACTGTCATAATGACTCTGTTATGTGTGGGCCATTATataaaatttcacttttcgcCGCTCGTTCAGCCAAAAAGGCTccacaattttcatttccattggCGACAGTTTTGCAATTGCTAAAAGATCACCAACCAATTGCACTCGAGAAATATGAGTCTTTAAGTGCTTGAACATCGAAAAAGCCAAAGGCGAGCTATAACTTTTTGAAACCAACTGGCGATAGTTAGACTTTATCCGGTTTAGCTGTCTTCAGCTCACAGAAACTTCGGCATAAgagtttatatttaaatagctttatatatttctttggGGAATACTTTGATTTGGTAGCCACACTTCGGATCCAGCAGTGAATCCCGACTAGAAGCAACTGTTGATCGAGGGCAGGGATCCGCTGCAGTACTTCCAGGTGGACCAGGCCGTCCATCCCTGCTGCCGCTGAATCTTCTGGGCGCACCTCACGGAGTTGCTGATGTCGTCGGTCAGAAGGGCATTACAGCTCAATCCGCACTCGTTGTAGGAGAAGCGACCGTCGGCGGGTTTGCACCAGTACTTGTTGTTGATCTGAAAGATGCCGTAGTCATTGGATCCATTGGAGTTGGCGGGACCAACGACGCCGGTGCGGTAGGAACTCTCGTGCTGGGCGATGCAGGTCCACTTGGCCAGCTGGTCGCGGGGAACGCCCAGGTTGGACAACTCCCTGGCCAGGGAACATCTATCCATCGTTCGGGCGTGGGTGGCGACTGCCGCCAGAGCCAGGGCACAAATCACAAGGAGAGCTCTCATCTTACTGAGTTTACTGGTAATTCGATGAGCAGTCGCGAAATATTTATAGCCTCGAAGAGCATTCAAGTGGTCGCAGTTGAGTCAACATGGTAGAATCAGCAATCAGTACTGTTTACCCATCATTAGGGGGCAAATAAGGTGGCTTTCCCATAAAAAGGCGGTAGTTAAATTCACTCTTCCGCTGAGCTAAATGTTCAATAAACTACAAATTCAGATGGTCCAAAAATGTATCAGATTTCGCGTAAGTTTGGCATAAGCTAATTTACTCTGATAAAGTCAAATTCCTATCTGTAAATTACATTGGTTAGCCTATCATTTGTTTACCATCAAAGCCGCTAGAAGTCCTCCTACGTTGGTTCAAATCGAGTACGCCACTTGAAGTACCCCCGAAATTACGGAAGTGTTTAGCCCCCAGATACGGCGGTTTCTTCACACTCGAGCAGACAATCTACGCACTGAATAAATCGAAGTGAAGTGTATCTCAGCGTTGTGCGTAAAAGATACATACGTTCGGGCAAAGTCGGTTGAAGTCTGTCTACCATCAGCTATTCGGAATATTTATCTCTAATAGAGTAGGCATTGCATTGTGTTGGCCATTTCGCGGTGGGTCCCTGCTCACGCAACTCGGGTGGGGTTGCATGTGGGGGCTAATTATTCAACGTTATTCATTGTGCGGCATTCGAGCTATTCGAGTCTGCAGGCTGCACTGCATGACTACGACTGTGGATTTGGTTgtggctgtggcagtggcTCTTTCTCTGGCCCAGACATATTCCCATCCCGGCTTTTGCACGGCCCAAGTTTAATGTCCGACTTGGCAGTGGTTTAATGGCGAAACAGCTCCACTTGACTGCAGCTATTAGCCCGCGGTCGTGGTCTGGTTTATGGCCAGCCGAAAGTGTGATTAATCATTTGGATTACCACTTGGGCGGTGCTCCAGAGCTCCTCCATCTTTTTCGGCTACTCGAACTCAATGGGCCCTTGGCGGCTCAATGAGCCAGCCCCTTCTAAGCCAATTCAGCCAGCCAATTCAGCGTCATTGTTGATATAACAGCAATTATGCTAATCAGTTGGAAGGCGCGTCGAGGTCTCTACTCTACCTTTCTCCTCCATTCAATGAACTTCAGCCACAATCCAAACGATGACGAAACCAGGTGAGCACCTGGCATTCAAGGCTGTTGATAGTGCCTAATCAGTCGAAAGCTCTGTGAACCCCATTTGGATTGGGGGAAGCCTAAAACTATGCAGCACCAGAAGCAACGTTCTTTTGTATTCTTTGAGATGGAGCCCCGTGATGTGCCCGTCCTGCTGATAAGCTTGTTTTGCTCctcaatgaaatatttaaatcagCCTACCTTAATTATATTGCTATCTTCAAGTGCTTCAAGCTAAACGACTGATAAGCTAGCGTCTAGTGGGTGTGCAATTTCGCATAAATAGACAAGTTAGAAGGCCTAGCAAGCCAAACAGTTTTGTTTAACCCATTCAACATGAAGGCTTTCTTTGCTCTGGTGCTCCTGGCCATTGCCGCCTCTGCTCAGGCAGGTCGCACCCTCGACCGCTGCTCCTTGGCCCGTGAGATGGCCGACCTGGGCGTTCCTCGTGACCAGCTGGACAAGTGGACCTGCATTGCCCAGCACGAGAGTGACTACCGCACCTGGGTGGTGGGACCAGCCAACTCCGACGGCTCCAACGACTACGGCATCTTCCAGATCAACGATCTTTACTGGTGCCAGGCCGATGGACGCTTCTCCTACAACGAGTGCGGTCTCAGCTGCAACGCCCTCCTGACAGACGACATCACCAACTCGGTCCGTTGTGCCCAGAAGGTGCTCAGCCAGCAGGGATGGTCCGCCTGGGCCGTGTGGCACTACTGCAGCGGATGGCTGCCGTCCATTGATGAGTGCTTCTAAGCTGACTTTGACCCTGAATAAAATGAGTTCACAATGATATATGCTAACTTAATAGTCTCTCAACTGGCAGGAAACCCAGCCAAGTCAATCTATCTGAAGTTCCCCGATCAGTGTCCAATGTCGTGATATCCTTTCAATATATGACCCTGGAAAAGTGCTTCAAACTAATTTACACGGTTCCATCTTGGAGTAAACACAATCGTTTGGACAGCTATTGCGGCTAATGGAGAGCACTCTTCGAAGCCATTAGCCCGGGGCGCCATTTCACGGCTTATCAATTCGAGTTCCAGTTTCGTGGAgcagttttcaatttctgtctcacaaattgatttatgcaaatttcagaGCACGAACCCCGCCTCCTTGTTTCTGTTTTGAGTGATCTTTCAACACGGTTCGCAGCTGCCGTTGTcgagttttgtgttttgagttttgagttttgagtttGGAGTTTCTCCTGTCTGCAGCCAGTGGCTGCTGACATTGATCGAAGTGTTTTTAGTGTGAGCTGCTGTGGGAACCTCATCCATCTAGTGGTAGATGCCCCAGTCAATCAGGCAGTCTCGATTGGAAGTCGGAGCTGGCAAAAGCGCACCTGACGAAAGAATCATATTGGATTCCACTTCCCGGCATAACTGGGCATCGGCGGTACGTGACTGATGGGCCGATTGATACCGGCTGAGGTAACCCACCTGAGTGGCACGTCATAACCACCCGAACACAATGGCATATGCCACATTTGCATAGCCACATGTGAACCGTTAACCTCTGATTGTGGTTCAACGGTACTCGGGTCTCGAGAGAGGGAGCTGCCAGCCAAGATGATCGCGTCTGTTTCATGTGGCTAGTGAAAGTGTCTTTATTTCTAGcatattttaatgcaaatgctCAGTTTATTTTGTCCACGCATTGAAggcagaaattgaaaacaaatcaGCGACTGTCACAGATCAAAATTCGACTCGATCGGATCGCTTAGTGGCTGGCAAACAAGACCTGCCTGCTGCCCACTTGCGAGACTGGGCGTCGATCTGGGTGTCGTTGACAGCGGATATCTGCAAAGGCACCTGTCCAGACAGCACGAAACCACAGCACCACATCACCACAGCACCACCAAGTCCAACTGCAGATAAGCCTCGGCTCAAAATGTTCAATAAACTTAACGGCTTGTTTTTCCGGTGCGTTACGTGGTGGCGACCCAACTCCAGCCCCAACTCCAGccccaactccagctccaactccagctaCCAACTCCCAACTGGCAACCTCACAACCactttttaaatatgcaaattcaaGTTCTCCCATGTCAAGCACGTACATTAATTGACTCCACCCGATTGGTTTTCCCCTTCCAATTAACGCAGCGACAGCTCGACACTGCAGCGACACCATCCGCAACCCCGTCACCCGGCACAGCTCCACCTCCAGATGGCTCCCAGTGTGTGCGAGATGGCCGGCCAGGGTCAAAGTGGTCCGGTGCCCCCGCAGAAAGCAGGCGGATCCAACAGCTCGGGGACGAACAAGTGCGGAGCCAGCAGTCTCAATGGATCCCTGGCCTCCTACAAGATCGGCGGCTCCGAACAGAGTTGGCCCCAGGCCCCAGTTTACAGCAAGGTGAGTGGGTTGTTtacttatattatatatccAAGTCACAACATATATATTCTATACACTTAGGAAAATCAACGTCCGCCTGTCTACAATCCCGAGGACTACGTTCACTCGCTGCGGAAGTTCATCAAGGCCAGCGGCTTGGCCAAGAAGCTATCCATATACGATGTGTGCACGGGTCCAACTCCGAAGGAGGAGGCCTCCAGATCGGCCACCTTACCAGCCAAGCACTCGGAGTACAAGTGAGCACTGGAGTGCATGTTCCTGATATATCCATTTCATACATTTTGTTCCCGCCAACAGATCTCCCATTCCTGCTCCGCCAGAAAACGACAGAGAGATGTCCCTGCGTCAGTTTGGCTCCATCACCGATTTGCTGACCAAGTTGCGAGCTGATCTGCGGGTGTCCTTTCCCAGGTAAGATCCATTAATAGTTGtagatatttgttttatttgcgaTTTCCCTTGCAGCTTCGTTCAGGAGTTCGTGGGCACTCCAGCGGATGGTATTAGCCACTTGCTGGAAGTGCTGCGCGCCATTCAAATGGCCCAGGCCAGCAATGCCCCTGCTCCAATGCCAGGAGcctccagctccttggccATGACCAGGAATCCCCAAAGCTATCAGCGCCGTGCTTTGCTGGACGAACTGTCTTGCCTGTGAGTTGGAACTCTCAAAGTGGCCAAGTCAAAAGTTTCTAATCCTTCAATCCCCTCCAGGCAATGTCTGAGCATCTGTTGTTCGCGATCTCTGGATGCCATAGCCCGTTTGGGAAACACACCCGTGGGTCTCATGCCACTGGCTTCGTCGGCCACGGGTCAGGGCATCCGAGCTCGAATCCTGGCGCTCCAGTTGCTAGCCTCCGCCTGCGATCGCCAGCCCTTCGGCAGCGGCAGTGGTGGTCAGAAGATAGCCTCGGCTGGACACACAGCCGTATCGGATGCCATGTCCACGTTGAGATTAAGATGCAGTGAACCAGTTCGCTTCCGCCTGCTGGTCGGTATCCTCAACAGCGGCGGCGGCTCAGGCGAACTGCAGTGCGCGGGTGTTAAGTAAGCGAATCATTGGGACAAAAGTTTAAGAGATTACTGAGCTTCCTTAATCTTCCATAGATTTCTCAACACATTCATTGAGAGCGCCGTTAGCATTCAGCAGCGTCTGTACATCCAGGCTGAGCTCTTCCAGGCAGGATTGGATGCCAGCACCCTGGCTCGCACCATCTCCTCCTCTTCGCCCTGGTTGGATGCTCTGAAGATCGAGGTGAAGCGCTTTAACGAACTCCACATCGACGTGGACCAGATGATAACCCGGGCCAGGGACGCGGAGCGGGTGCGCAGCCAAATGGTGATCCTGGAGCGAAGGGTTCAGATTCTGCACGAGGAGAAGGCCGTGCTCACGTCCATGGAGCGGCGACTCCAAGAGCGTTGTGCCGAGCTGCAGCGGGAGATCTTCCGGCTGCAGGGCACGCAGCAGCAGTCCAAATTCAAGCCCGTGGAGTCCTCCCATCAGCCAGTGGCGCTTCCTCGTCAGGTGCCGCCGCCCAAGAAGAACAAGCAGAACAGTTCGGAGCACGAGGACGAGGGCATCAGCAGTTCGGAGACGGGCGCATCCCTGAGTCCAGTGCCCATCTTGGTCCTCCCCTCCAAGGCGAAGACATCCCGAAAGGTTGtcgaggaggacgaggacgacgcGGCAACCATTGAGGATGTCATCGAGGAGCTGGACAACATTGTGAGTGAGGCCGAGAAGCAGATCAGCAGCCAGACGAGCAGTGTTTCCCGCTCGAAGATGCGCCACCATCGTCCGGTGGAGAAGGACATTGTGCCGGTAAACATAGTACCACAGCCACCCAGAAAATCCCGGTCCTTGGCACATCTGGTGCCCCGCACCGATTGCTCCGATCAGGAGGGATCCGATTATGGAATGGTGGTGCACCAACCAGGAGATCCCGATGCCGCCGAGCGACTGGCGGCCATGCAGAGCTTCTTCGACGAAGTGGACTACGATGCTCCAGAGACGGATCAGCCCGCTGCCTACCAAATGGAATCACCCACGCCGGACATGCCGGAGGCGAATGCCACTGCCACGGCGTACAATGCGAGCACAAATCGCGAGTTGCTGGACGTGATCATGAATGCGCGGCATGACGAACACGATCCCACAATGCAGGCCCTGCGAAAAAGTGTCCAGGATGCGGCGCCCGTGACCATTCCCCATCATCCGGTGAAGGTTAAGGCCccagcaccaccgccaccgaCTCCGCCAGCCCAGCAGTTCAACGGGGTCTTCTTCATGACCGGCATGAACACACCTCAGAAGTACCCCAAGCCAGACATCTCGGCTGCCCTGCAGGCACGAAGAGTCACCAAGAACGTGGAGCGTCTGGAGGCCGCCTTCGCCTCTGCGCATCCGGAAGCCCTCAACGAAGCAGCCATCGGCAGGGAGAAGTCGCGCAGCAATCAGCAGATATACTTCACCAGTAACCTGGCGATGAGGATGCACGATCACACTGGCTTTGCCAATCCCAGCGGTGGGCAGATGCAGGGTCCCACCCACCGCACTCGATCCCACACCCAGGGTTCCATGTCAAAGGTCACGGATCTGCCGTCCGGCCTCTACTAAAACTAGATGCTCTTAAAGATTCTCCAGCTCCTGTGCAATAGCAACCCACTCCTAGGTTACAAAGCCCATTAGATCAGATCAGCGTATTTATAGAACACTTAATGGTGTTTCCATGCATTATAATAAACACGTTTCTTATGCAACATCTCGAGATAACTGCAGCCCAGACTAGATTAGTTACGGTGGCAGCTTCAACCGGGTATTTAGCCAGTAAGATTATCTAGTAGTTCATGTCTAGCCTAATTGATTACATTTCATTGAATAAAGTTTTCAAACTAAAGTTATTCCTTGTTTTGGGCTACTGGATTTTTGGCGCAGCCATTTCTGCTCAGCAAATCGGTATATCAAATACTTGAGAGCCAAGGTACTACGACTTCTTGCCAGCTAATCGCTAGTCAGATTAGTCGGATCTTATCGCTCTTCGCTTTGAATATTTGGAGTGCTGACCAGTTGGAAGTGCATTTGGTTAGTCTGCAACTGATAGCGCTGCCAAAATGAGTGGAAGTGCTCCTAGTTCCATAAGACCGCTGCCGCCGGGCCTGCAAAAAGTGGCCATCGAGGAGCTGAACGAGGTGCCAAGTCGAGTGGAGTCGGACATTGCTGCTCTAAAGGAATGGCTGCAAAAGCAGCCTCATCTCTGCGCCTGTCACGAGGATCAGTTCCTGCTCAGCTTCCTCAGAGGATCGAAGTTTAGTCTGGAGAAGGCCAAGCAGAAGATTGATCGATTCTACAGCTTGCAGGGGGTTATCCCGGAGATTTTCAACGATCAGCGATTGGTGGACAATGACCAAGTGCTGGAGATTATTCGATTGGGGTATGTAAATCCACTTTTATGTCCCTAAACTCAAAATAACTCTATGACTCTTCCTGCAGAGTGATCTTGCGCATTCCCCTCGATAGGGAGGATACTGGTCCTGCCGTGACTATAATTCGAGCTGGCTCCTACGACATCAGTAAGTTCAAGTTCCAGGACATCATACGCGTGGGCTCCATGTTTGGCGAGATCATGATGCTGGAGGATGACAATGCCTCCGTCAGTGGCTACCTGGAGATCATGGACATGAGTGGAGTGACGGGTGCCAATCTGTTTGCCCTCCAACCCCAGCTCCTCAGCAAATTCTCCGCCTATGCGGACGAGGCAATGCCAACGCGCCAGAAGGGCATCCATTTCATCAATGTGCCCAAGGCATTCGAGACGGGTTTCAAGTCACTGCTTGGTTGGTTTCCGGGTAAAATCAAGGAGAGGGTAGGACACTGAAAGATCCATAAGAACACCTTGACAACTCCCTTCCTTTTAGGTTTCCGTTAGCTCCGATCCGGATGCAATTTTCGAGCGAGTTCCTAAGCACTATCTTCCCATAGAGTACGGTGGTTCAAAGGGAACCATGAAGGACATCACCACGCAGATGGAGGCGAAGCTCTCTAGCTATAGGAGCTACTTTGAGGATTGCCAGCATTTCGGAACCAATGACAAGTTGCGCGAGGAAGCCGCAGTGCTGAACCCACAAGAGAGTCACTTCGGTCTGGATGGCTCTTTCCGCCAGCTGGTCATCGACTGAATCGGTTAAACTGTTACCCGTACTCTTACCTGGGCCATAAACCTAAACCTAAAATAAATGCTTTCGATAAGCTCTACCTTTCTCCTTGGCGACTACTTCAATGGGTGGTTATCAGCTTTTGGTCGATAGCTTATCGATTTTAGCTTGAATTGCAAATAGACAGGGTGAAAAATCAACATTCGTTCATAGACCGCCAAGAGAAGACCACCAAGATGCCGTCCATCCGACCTCTGAGCCCCGAGCTCCAGAAGACCGCCATTGAGAAGCTGAACGAGGTGCCCACCAAGTTGGATGATGACATTGCCGCTCTGAGAGATTGGATTAAGCAGCAACCGCACTTGAAAGCCCGCACAGATGATCAGTTCCTGGTGAACTTCCTGCGCGGCTGCAAGTTCAGTTTGGAAAGGACCAAGGCCAAGATCGACAGGTTCTACACACTGCGGACCAAGTACCCAGACTTTTATCTGGCTCACAACGTCGATGTAGACAAGGCACTGGAGATATTTCGATTGGGGTGAGTTGGAAAGACACCAATCCAATCGGTGTATTCTCTAATCCACTACCTTAATCTTCACCCAGCACCATTGTGATTCTGCCACGTCCTCTAAACGATAATGGTCCACGTCTGGCTCTGCTTCGCTTAGCGAGCTATGATCCTAGCAAGTACACCTTTCAGCAGGTGAATCTTGCTGGTGGACTCATGCAGCAGATTATGCTCGATGAAGATGATGTGGCCATTGTGAATGGGTTGATATCCATTCTGGACATGTCCAATGTCACCACCGGGCACTTCCTGCAGATGACGCCGTCTTTCGCCAAGAAGATGACCGTCTTCCAGGAAGAGGCCCTGCCCCTCCGACCACAGGGAGTCCATTTCATCAACACGCCCAGTGGATTTGATACCATCTTCAACATGATCAAGCCCATGATGTCCAAGAAGCAACAGGGACGCGTAAGTAACCCACTCTCCAAACCAAAGTTGGCCAATAATTGAAGACTTATCCCGCAACCAGCTCTACGTTCATGGTACCAAATGGGAAGCCCTCTACAATCAGATTCCCAAGCAGTATTTGCCCGTGGAGTACGGAGGGGAGAACGGATCGATTCCGGAGCTGGTGCAGCAGTGGGAGCAGCGCATTCTGGCCTACCGGAATTACTGGGAGGAGGAGAAGAACTACGGCACCGATGAAAGCCTCCGAGTGGGTCAGCCCGTGGACTTCGAGAGTCTCTTTGGACTGCAAGGCTCCTTCCGGCAACTGAATGTGGACTAAAGTGTCCGTCCCTTCGCCAAATTGCTAAAAATAGTCTTAGCCGTAGCTCTTATCTTAGGTAACAAAGGTAAAGGTTGTACAAGAGTTTAATCGATTTTGATAAGCATAGCGATAAGAgcataaaatcaaacaaaagcTTAACGCAGTCTGTAATAAAGATAGTTCATTTTGCATTCACctaaacatttcaatttaaaaattttaaattttagatTAAGGCAAGCAGTTATCAGGTGCATGCATGGCTTATCAGATGGACAACCTGTGCCAGCAGATTAATTGATTCCTTCAAACAGAGAGACGCCATAGTCAAAACACCAAATGGGACGAGTGAGAGAGCCAAACAATACAAAACAAACGAAAGCCAGAgaaaagccgaaaataaaagtttttccaaAACTATATATCTACGGAAGAAGACAAGAGAACTTCGCGTTAGACCAAAAATAACCCGATTTCCCGAGAGATCCGTGGAGAGTCCAACCGCAGCTGCGATCCGCAGTAAGAACTTGTGGGTCGTACGGATCGGTGCTTCTTTTCTCTGTGCGGATCCAATCGGCGTCGGATTGTTGGGCAGACGGGAGGGAGTGCAGGGGAAATATACAGCATGGAAATTAAGTtggaaaactgaaaagtttTCCCCAGTGCGATACAGAATCAGCGATCGGTAATCATCATTAACAGCAGTCCAATGCTCAATCCCGATGGGCCCATAATTTAGCAGCGCTAATTGCCCACATGAAATCGAAGTTCATAATTGCTCGGACATGTTATGTAGTCCGCATCTATAAGCATCTAAGCAAGCGGAATCGCCAGAGTTCTCGACAGGCGTGGCACAAGATTTGACGATGAGATGAATGCCACCGCCGGGCACGGGGGTGTACGGGATGTACCGGGTGGCGGTACCCAAAATAGTCTCTtggagtcgagtcgagtctTTCGGTGGCTTCCGCACCCGATCCCCTTGGCTCTTCGGCCTTGCCCCAGCaacccaaataaataaatatttggaCAAATAAACATGTGTGCCACAGAGCTTTGTCTAGTTTACCTGTTGGCTTTCGGGTAATTGCTCCTTTGGAGATTACCGTCGATTAGCAAATCGAACTCGATAGAAGGCATGTTTATTTGAAGGCATCATTTAAAACATTATGGCATTCAGCACTAGGAATTAAATACGAGagtatttactttaaaatatcCCTTTACAAGTGTTTATATTACTTAGGAGAACCAATTTCAAAAGCCCTGCCTCTTAGCCACAATTTCTGAGGGTATTCGCCACGGCGACCTCCAAACATTTGCGTCCCATCCTTTATTTAGTTTCTTTTGCCTTTCATAATTTACAGCCAGCCGAGCGGTAAATTAGCCAAAAGGAGGGAGGCCAGAGGAGGGCGACCATGTCGGGTAGGCGGGCCCAATCTTTGCCGGCGCACATGGTGGAGCCAGCGAAGCCGCAGCGCGGACGCTGTGTGGCTGCCATCTGCTTCTCGTGGAAGGTGCTCACCTGCATTGTGTCCCATGTGCTGCTCGTGCTCCTCGTGGTTTCCTATTGCGTGGGCGGTGCCTATCTCTTCCAGCACCTCGAACGACCCCACGAACTGGAGGTGAGTGGGTGCTTTTGTTTGGAAGCCTAAAATTCTAAATATCCGCAAACAGGTGAAGCGCGACATACAGAATCTTCGCGTTAATCTCACGGACAATATCTGGCTTCTGTCAGACG from Drosophila yakuba strain Tai18E2 chromosome 3L, Prin_Dyak_Tai18E2_2.1, whole genome shotgun sequence carries:
- the LOC6532328 gene encoding uncharacterized protein LOC6532328 — encoded protein: MSGSAPSSIRPLPPGLQKVAIEELNEVPSRVESDIAALKEWLQKQPHLCACHEDQFLLSFLRGSKFSLEKAKQKIDRFYSLQGVIPEIFNDQRLVDNDQVLEIIRLGVILRIPLDREDTGPAVTIIRAGSYDISKFKFQDIIRVGSMFGEIMMLEDDNASVSGYLEIMDMSGVTGANLFALQPQLLSKFSAYADEAMPTRQKGIHFINVPKAFETGFKSLLGWFPGKIKERVSVSSDPDAIFERVPKHYLPIEYGGSKGTMKDITTQMEAKLSSYRSYFEDCQHFGTNDKLREEAAVLNPQESHFGLDGSFRQLVIDYRVKNQHSFIDRQEKTTKMPSIRPLSPELQKTAIEKLNEVPTKLDDDIAALRDWIKQQPHLKARTDDQFLVNFLRGCKFSLERTKAKIDRFYTLRTKYPDFYLAHNVDVDKALEIFRLGTIVILPRPLNDNGPRLALLRLASYDPSKYTFQQVNLAGGLMQQIMLDEDDVAIVNGLISILDMSNVTTGHFLQMTPSFAKKMTVFQEEALPLRPQGVHFINTPSGFDTIFNMIKPMMSKKQQGRLYVHGTKWEALYNQIPKQYLPVEYGGENGSIPELVQQWEQRILAYRNYWEEEKNYGTDESLRVGQPVDFESLFGLQGSFRQLNVD
- the LOC6532326 gene encoding uncharacterized protein LOC6532326 isoform X2 yields the protein MAPSVCEMAGQGQSGPVPPQKAGGSNSSGTNKCGASSLNGSLASYKIGGSEQSWPQAPVYSKENQRPPVYNPEDYVHSLRKFIKASGLAKKLSIYDVCTGPTPKEEASRSATLPAKHSEYKSPIPAPPENDREMSLRQFGSITDLLTKLRADLRVSFPSFVQEFVGTPADGISHLLEVLRAIQMAQASNAPAPMPGASSSLAMTRNPQSYQRRALLDELSCLQCLSICCSRSLDAIARLGNTPVGLMPLASSATGQGIRARILALQLLASACDRQPFGSGSGGQKIASAGHTAVSDAMSTLRLRCSEPVRFRLLVGILNSGGGSGELQCAGVKFLNTFIESAVSIQQRLYIQAELFQAGLDASTLARTISSSSPWLDALKIEVKRFNELHIDVDQMITRARDAERVRSQMVILERRVQILHEEKAVLTSMERRLQERCAELQREIFRLQGTQQQSKFKPVESSHQPVALPRQVPPPKKNKQNSSEHEDEGISSSETGASLSPVPILVLPSKAKTSRKVVEEDEDDAATIEDVIEELDNIVSEAEKQISSQTSSVSRSKMRHHRPVEKDIVPVNIVPQPPRKSRSLAHLVPRTDCSDQEGSDYGMVVHQPGDPDAAERLAAMQSFFDEVDYDAPETDQPAAYQMESPTPDMPEANATATAYNASTNRELLDVIMNARHDEHDPTMQALRKSVQDAAPVTIPHHPVKVKAPAPPPPTPPAQQFNGVFFMTGMNTPQKYPKPDISAALQARRVTKNVERLEAAFASAHPEALNEAAIGREKSRSNQQIYFTSNLAMRMHDHTGFANPSGGQMQGPTHRTRSHTQGSMSKVTDLPSGLY
- the LOC6532326 gene encoding uncharacterized protein LOC6532326 isoform X1 — protein: MGNRIASSRGADIAGEGAAGEGNSRFNTRRRYQQHKREYCLQNEYRSKTLPARHPHHSSDPHQSHQKSSDQERLGSSSCLGAGQNASNNATPHNGETSRVLFLLYLIHRTWNVVMDTMDSRTKSRSARGNSPQKEAPVAVDIELQPRALDEECSIGITDLDASSLCSQYSCCSCSYCDVDTTGTQTNVYSSIGDDFSLDSMYEAGKSILGSDSSTLQRHHPQPRHPAQLHLQMAPSVCEMAGQGQSGPVPPQKAGGSNSSGTNKCGASSLNGSLASYKIGGSEQSWPQAPVYSKENQRPPVYNPEDYVHSLRKFIKASGLAKKLSIYDVCTGPTPKEEASRSATLPAKHSEYKSPIPAPPENDREMSLRQFGSITDLLTKLRADLRVSFPSFVQEFVGTPADGISHLLEVLRAIQMAQASNAPAPMPGASSSLAMTRNPQSYQRRALLDELSCLQCLSICCSRSLDAIARLGNTPVGLMPLASSATGQGIRARILALQLLASACDRQPFGSGSGGQKIASAGHTAVSDAMSTLRLRCSEPVRFRLLVGILNSGGGSGELQCAGVKFLNTFIESAVSIQQRLYIQAELFQAGLDASTLARTISSSSPWLDALKIEVKRFNELHIDVDQMITRARDAERVRSQMVILERRVQILHEEKAVLTSMERRLQERCAELQREIFRLQGTQQQSKFKPVESSHQPVALPRQVPPPKKNKQNSSEHEDEGISSSETGASLSPVPILVLPSKAKTSRKVVEEDEDDAATIEDVIEELDNIVSEAEKQISSQTSSVSRSKMRHHRPVEKDIVPVNIVPQPPRKSRSLAHLVPRTDCSDQEGSDYGMVVHQPGDPDAAERLAAMQSFFDEVDYDAPETDQPAAYQMESPTPDMPEANATATAYNASTNRELLDVIMNARHDEHDPTMQALRKSVQDAAPVTIPHHPVKVKAPAPPPPTPPAQQFNGVFFMTGMNTPQKYPKPDISAALQARRVTKNVERLEAAFASAHPEALNEAAIGREKSRSNQQIYFTSNLAMRMHDHTGFANPSGGQMQGPTHRTRSHTQGSMSKVTDLPSGLY
- the LOC6532325 gene encoding lysozyme S, which codes for MKAFFALVLLAIAASAQAGRTLDRCSLAREMADLGVPRDQLDKWTCIAQHESDYRTWVVGPANSDGSNDYGIFQINDLYWCQADGRFSYNECGLSCNALLTDDITNSVRCAQKVLSQQGWSAWAVWHYCSGWLPSIDECF
- the LOC6532324 gene encoding lysozyme P; translated protein: MRALLVICALALAAVATHARTMDRCSLARELSNLGVPRDQLAKWTCIAQHESSYRTGVVGPANSNGSNDYGIFQINNKYWCKPADGRFSYNECGLSCNALLTDDISNSVRCAQKIQRQQGWTAWSTWKYCSGSLPSINSCF